TCTCCACTCACATTTTGAGATTTTGAATggaaattttaagaaatttcagggaattcaTCTAGATGTTTGGGTTATTATTTCTACTAACTTTGGAGGAATGtattagcattttttaaaatataataagAAATTTGAGGGGGGATTTTCCAGAAATCTTTCAGGATTTCAGGATCAggaatgtttaggctttatgcTACATCACATCACTGATACATTTAGGGGAATATTTGAGGAAATTTTGTAGTAATTGCCATGGAATACTTAGAAAAATATGGTCAAGAGTTTTTACAGAACTTTTACatcatttctttttacattttagggaatttgtttggattttggaggggaaaaggcccaaaaaatcccaaacttgtcatgaaattatttttcatgCTTGGGCTTAACAAGTCCCTGTGGTCCATGTGCGGAAatttgtggacatcatttttgATAAAAACGAATTCCTTTTCAAAGACTAGACTTAGCTTTGAAGTCTGTCAGGTCCTACTGATACTGAATAAGTGGgggaaattaaaaatgcattccaaacaaaagctcgggtctcaggaggttaaagtgtgtttttaagtttaGGTTGGAACTATATTTGGAAATACTGGCATACTGTATCTCAGCAAAACCGATATGGTGCATTATTTTGCATGGAGATGGAGTTAGATGTTTagtagcttagcttagcataaacaTTTGGGCTGTAACAGTATTTGTATCTGTTCTGAAATGTCAGTGTTTGGAGATCATGTTTTGTACACCTAGTCAAATAACATCAGTCTAAACAGAGTAAAAAGGCAGACACTCATGGCCCCTACACAGGGGTGGACGTTCTGTTTCTTACTGTTTGCTAACCACTAGTAAACAACAAATAAAGTTACAGCAGTCACAACAAAATACAGAAAGAAGAAATGTTACATCAAAAAAGACAGTCTTATCTCTCCTCAACTTCTCTGTGCTGCTTTTAGAAAGCTTTTGGATACAAAAGCAGAGGGTTGAAGACATTACTGATGCTAGTGCATTTTAAAGGCTACGCAGATATACAGTAGCAGTGTAGTAACAGTAGTGTGTTCAAAGTATTCCAacctttttgtgtttattattaaCCAGTTCATGGGCCATTACTGGTTCACACAAGTGGTGATTTAGCACAAATAATCCCTGCATCCACTGTTCTTTAACAACCAcatgaccaaaataaaaaaaacaaaaacaaaaaaaccccccaactttaaatataactttaaataacttaaaacttTTACAacttcaattccaaaaaagttggggcatcATCTGGCAGAAATATGCAAGGACTTCCCTGAAAGGGATGTTGTCTATATGGGAGcatgtgttgctctaaaacctctagaTATTTTTCAGCATTGACAGTGCCTTCCCATATGTGTGAGCTGCTCACACCATAGGTactaatgcaacctcatactatcagagatgcagggTTTTGAACTGTGATAACAGGCTGGATGGTCTTTCTCCTCTTCAGTCTACAGGACACAGTGTTTGTGGTTTCCAAAAGGAAttacaaattttgattcatctgacatcagaatagttttccatttagcctcagtccattttaaatgagctttggcccgaGAAGacggcagcatttctggatcgtgttcacatatggcttcttctgtGCATAAaaagctttaacttgcatttgtggatggcatggcaaaGTGTTGACAATGATTTCTAAAAGTGTTCTGGAGCATTTTCAGCCGtgtgttgccctgtccctacttttttgagatgtgttgctgccatcaaattcaaaatgagctagtaTTCACTGAATGTTAACAGCTCTCcgtttcaacatttgatatgcTGCAAATGTTCTATTGTGGATAaagtatgggtttatgagattcacattttgtttgatttacACTTTCTTTCAGCTTTTTGGGAATTACGTTGTACATGCTTATTTTGAAGCAGGAGATTTATTACTCTTAgtgctgctttttatttaatgttctGTACAGACTGTACCAACAGTCAGAGGTAGTTTTAAACAACACTAGATGGAACAAACTGGGAATTTTACTACTGACAGGTAAAATGAATATAGTCAATAAGAGGTAATCACACAATATATGCAGATATGCACAAATAACTAAAACAAGAGCTGACTTTTACCAAATTActacaagtcaaaatcaaaaAGAAGCAACATCTGTAGCTGTTAGTTTGCACCCCTAAATGAAAACAGTACACATACGATTTACAGCGCACACACCATTTGCTTTCATTCAGACCTCATTACTCCTCTTACCTTAGTGCATCCAGCATAGGCAGCAAGTTAAGAAGTGCTGTGTCACTAGGGTCGCTGAACCAGGACTTGATGGGTATTGCATTGTCTGGAGGGCAGAAAACCAGTCGTGTCAGAGAAACGGACATGCTTGTGATTTTATTCTGCTGCAGTAAAGGGTTCAGTGAGTGTTGGAGGAGCTGCACATCTTATATACTCTTACTGCATCCACAGTACAAGCCGGATAGTGGGAATCAGACGCTCTCTTATTTGACATCATCACATGGTTGATGTGTTTAACACAAAAACTCACTTCAGTTTAATACATGTACACAGAATACAAACAGCTGATGATACCTCAAACCTTCTCTGTATACTTTTGAATATGgtcatttacctttttaatacAAAACAGATACTAAGAAGACAAATGTAAAATTTCTTTGTACCATCAACAGTGTAAAACTATGAGACTCTCTGTTGAGTCATAAAGGGCAAAGAAAAGCAGTAAATTGCAGCTTTTTTGACAGAATGAGAATTTTTCtaagactttcttttttaaaatagctTGGCAGATATGTTCCTCTATGTTTGTCTGAAAAGTTCAAACATGATATTTAGTGCCAAAGGGTAATCTATTTTTATGTATTGGTCAAACCAAAACATTCCCTATCTGTCATAAATAACAGAGCAAGCAGCAAATCTTCTTTTTTAGATTGAATCAAACTTTTCTCATATTTATGCttgaaaatggcataaatatGAGAAGTCTTTTTCAAAATAGTTGGCAAATTATGTTATTCCCATCTTCTAAGAATCATCGCTGCTCTTACACTAGTGCAATATGCAGATGCATCTAAACACATTAGAACGTCAAGTAAAAGGTCATTCtccctgtgatttacttcaaaaagtgaaaattcaTCAAGTCTAGTTTCAACTCATACAAAGGGAAATATTCCAagactttattttgtttgattctTGATGATtgcagcttacagctcatgaaaaatctaaaagtcatgacctcaaaatattagattattATGGAAAAGTCCAAGTAGTAAAGGTTTCCTGAGGCtccattctctcactctggtttagttcacacaaccacaaccatggggaagactgctgacttgactctgtccagaagacaatcattgacaccctccacaaggagggtaaaccacagaaggtcactgctgaaaaggcgggctgttctcagaggctgtattaaaacatattcatggaaagtttaCTAAAAGGGAAAAGTTTGATatgaaaaggagcacaagcaacagggatgagcccagccttcagaggactgtcaaacaaagcagattcaagaacttagaggagcttcacaaggagagTACTGAGGCTGGaatcagtggatcaagagctaCAAAACACATCTAGGATATGGGCTAAGAGTGTTGTGTTCTTAGTGttgagccactcctgaaccagtgACAATGTTATAagcttctcacctgggctaaagagaaaaaaacctcactgaCCTGCTGAACCCCCACAGAGAATCTCAGAGGacatgtcaagaggaagatgagagacaatAGACTCAACAATAAAGACGAGCTGAGGGCAGCAATCAgtgcaacctgggcttcataacactgcagcagtgccacagactgactggctACATGTCatgtcacatagatgcagtTATTTGTGTAAAGGGAGCTCCAACCAGTTACTAAGAGCATTAATGAGCAGATTTTTGGACtagtgttttgtgatattcaaatattttgagacagtgaatctttaatttttgtaaGCTGCAATCATCacgattaaaacaaaaaagtctttaagtatttcactttgcatgagattaatctagaatCTCTGGAAATTTTTTGCGATCCACCTGTAAATTTAAGAAAAGTTGTCATATTCCAACATTACATTATATTTGTAAGTTTGTAGTTTTCCATCATTAATGCTTGTGCACAGAGATCAAAGTTACCTGGAGTCAAATTCTTTAAATGCGCTCACTCATCTGGACAATAAAAGCTGATTCTAAATCTGAACCCCTTCCCCTGCTGTACCAAACTTTCGCGCAAAATGCAATCTTAATATTTAATGTACAATAACTCCCCTTTAGGTTCCCCAACAGCTTTTCTTGGTGCAAATGTGCACAGATAAACAGTGAATCAGGCTTTGCATCTTACCTGGATGGCTTCGATAAGCACCAGGCGAGTTGTCCAGGATGACGATACTGGACAGGTCATCGTGTACTACAGACAAGTCTTTAATATAACTACCTAGATCCAATGTACAATGCTGGGGAAAGAGACAGAAACACTGACGTCACTGACTGCATCAGGATAAAGACAAAGAGGCTGAACAGTCTCATCTTTACTCTGAGTACCTGTCTGTAGTATCTGCGTTTCAGgatgtttctgttgttgtcCAGCTTGTCTGCCACCGCTGAGCCGTAGATCTCCATACTAGCCGTGAAAACCACCAGCTCATACCACTGGCTCACCTGttaacacagagagagagagtagagAGCATAACAGTATAAGTAAACTACTAAGTCACAGAGGGTCATTATCCAAAACAAATAGAGTCTGATGATGGTAAAGAGGGCGGTACAATGGAGACAGGATAACAGGTAATCCCAGCAACAAAGGTGTTAATGCTGAGCTTTCTGGAAATAAACACGGCACACTCACCACTTCTAAAAAGAAGTCAACATGTGGCCTTTTATGTACGAAGAATCTAACTGGATGTTTATCAATGACAACCTGCGGGGGGAAAAAGACACCAAAACAGTCAGGTTATCAGAACAGAAAGCTTTAAATATATGTGTTTAACCACGTTTATGGGTGTCTGAGAGCTCGTACTTTGAGGATGAAGTCTGGCGGCGTGCCTGGTCTCACTGTGGGTCTGAGGACCCCGTCATGGTGAGAGTGGATCAGCGTCTCATCCAGGTCCAGAACCAGGATCTTCCTCTTTACTGCATCTGGAGTTTAGCATAAAATATCAACACTTGTGATATTTAAGTCAGGACAACAACATGCACACAACAAACCAAGTTACGGCAGAAATTAGGCTGAACAGGATATTACACAACATTTACGTGTTAGAGTTACATGTGTATGCAGAAAGTAAGGGATCAGCCTTTTCCTCAGTTTCCTAaattttgatctcataattttcTACAATGAGTAAGCACACATATGCTTTAGATTCAGTGATTGATTTATGGCATGACTATTATCTGGGCTGACATTTGGTTGATAATCTTTACTGATGTTTTGTATTGATAGTTAGCAATACGTTAGCTGCTTTAGCTCCACTTCAAGTTGTGTTTTCCCCTTTGGCTGCTCTCAGTGAGCATACTGCATCACTTCATGTTTTCCTACAGTAATTAATAGTGCTCTGCACCCTTTCCTCTTTTCAAAGAGCTAGTGATCCCTGCTGTCATATGACTGCTTGACATGTTCAAGTACAGAAGTCTGattaatcattttctttttaactgcaGCTTATTTTAGCTGAACTTAGCTTCTTTCGCTACGGCCTTTCCAACTGCCTCTCCCCTCCCAGTGTTCAAAATCTGCAGATATTCCCTGTGTTCCTTTACAAAACATGGTACACATAGCAACATAGTTTATTTCTTACTCTGGAAGTAAGGGTTTCTCAACAATATATAATCAATAATGAAGTGGCGTAGTATTTTTAAATGGCATGTTTGCATCCTATCGTGTTGTAAAGCTTACACTAGAATGACTGAGACTTAATTGCAAATTTTTACTGAAAATGCACTCAGAGAAGATCTAAATGTATTCAAGTCACTGCAGGGAAAATAAACAGACTCATTGAAACCCTTCAGAAAGCTGTGTGACAGCATGGGAATTTTTGaggtttactttaaaaacttaaactaaGTTCATCGGGTACCTTTTGATTTGTTAATAAGGATTGTTATGGATAATCCTGGTCCTTTAAATTTGTCACAACTAAATTCTTTCACTTCAGATCATAATGGTGTTCTTTATCTGCAACAAAGCAACAAATTTCCTCCAACAGCTGGAAGGGAAACTAAAGCACTGACTGGATTTTTTATTATGTCTCAAGCTGTTTGAACCAgcagagtaaacacaaacacaaactgaatttacttgaCTTAAATGGTAACAAACCAGTTATCAATACTGCTTTCCAGGAACACCTGTCACATGACTATCATTCAAGATGAGTCGATAAAGTCCTGATATCAGATATTAGTCCAATCCAAACTCAAATAGCTAGATCAGGTTTAAGTGACTGTGTCAATTCATAGAGTCGATAATCAAGACAGATCTATACACCTCATTTCTCTGCTATCCTGTGTTTACAGTCAGCACGTGTATGTACTACATCACTGTCCTCGGTTCACCAGTATAAGCCCCTTGTTACACTTGTTACATATACAACCTCTACAACTACCGGCATTTATTCAGCTCATTTTTTGAGGGTTAGGGGTATGACTATGAATTTAAACATATGAAAATAGCAGGCACAACAAAACTAAATTGCTAAGCAGTTAACTTTGCATTGTTAAGAGAGGGGAAACGTGCAGTGATGTGTTGAGAGTGACAAATCACTTGGAACCAACCACAGCGCGGTTTGTCAAATAAACAGCAGCTCCATGAGTTCACTGATTTCTATGATTAAAGGCAGATGCTCGGTAAGCCAGCTGTTATTTGAGTACGACataataagattaaaaataaacaataatgtttcttaaagcttgttttgttaatttttaagaTCATTCAGACTATcaaataacctgacatgccagatgtaTTTGTTTGGCACATCTATCTataaaacctctcatagacagtgtttgggaaaggacagagcctttgaaaaaacttggagggtgactggatgaatgttctgtgtgtcacatctctacaggacaatcagagcaaccaaaCATGTGATGATTACTCTTGCCGAATCCTGTTGTAAGTAGAGCAAAAAAATTGcttccacaaaaaaaaataactcaacgttgttctttgttcttcttttaatgaaaaaatgtcgtctgataaaactgactcaagtagcatccatgctaatctcttctgcttgttgctgcttgcttacgtcaagTCCTCTGCGCCCTAAattactgcctcttactcctgattggtcctgtcactcacTGACAGGGCCCAATCTAtttagattggagctttgcaagatgtgAAAGacggaaacaggcatatccatctgctttgcaaggttaactctCAGAAGGATGCAATGAGAAACCTGTCACAGATGGAGTTGATCTTGAGATAAAGGAAAggttctcttttttttcttgttaactAAATAACCAATCTGTTGGTCGGTGTGTTGGTGTAATTTCAGTTGAccaagttttaattttttgcaactACAGCCCTATTGATTACAGGTTGTTAATTTAATGCTGGTATTGaatctgtatcagcagataccACAACCCAGGAATCAGATCAGTACTGGAGCTTATAAAGCCGGACTGGTGCATCACTGCCTCGGATGCAACGTTATTTGACAATAGCTGATGTTCGTCAACAGAGTTTATATCCACCATTATAAACAGGGTTTATATGACTtcagcatcatttttttttttttagaaaaatctaATAACTTTGGGAAATTATGAAATGATCATTTCATAAACCCAGTACTACGACACAAAATTGGGTAGTTTTCCATTTCTGTTAACAATTAACCTTGAGCGTGGGACGCAGATAGGTCTAGGTCGTGCTACAATGTACACGAGAaacctgggttcaagtccagcctgtggctcttttaccaCATGTCAATTCACACTCTCTAGTCCATGTTTCTAACCCTGTCCACTCTCCTATTTCTTTAATAAAGACAGGAAAGGCCCAAAATACATTCATTTAATCTTTTTGAAAATTCCACTTTTAcaagtaaaaaacacaaaacaacaaaaaaaacactttaagtgTCTTAAGGGGCGCTGAAAGTAATCTATAGTTGCAGTGTTGTTCACTATCCAAGTAAAATTAGAACAATTGACCATATTAGCCTGTTTTCCTCTACTTCTGTGCACAATGATGCACGTCTTCTATTTTCCCTCTACAGTGAACCTATGATTtattaacaataaaaatcaGATTGTTTCTTATCACTGATTTACTTCCATGAAGAAATTATAATAAGCATGCATGTTACGGTTTCTCCTCAGACCATAGTGCAGTGTCAATGCAGGACACATGAGTAAAAGCTGTTCTAAATAGTGAGTCCTGTCCTGACAGGTTCTTTGACTAATTAGGCCTACATCATTAGCACAAGTCCTGTCATCACTTTTATTACATCTCCAAACCCAGGCAGGAGTGCTGCTGGAATaactcttaaagggatatttcactatttttgaagctgggtTGTATAAGTTACACAGCAAAAGCAATGACATTAGCCTCCTTAGATTTCATTGTGCATTGCCCCTTTACTGGCACTGCCAAGGAAGCTAAGCTATACAGGGCTCCAGACAGGTACCGCTGCTCTGCATGATTTAGCGAAAAGATAATAAACATGCCCACATTACAACAAATACTGTTTTACATGGTAAATTAAAGGGATAGTGtgggtattttttaaataccCTGGAATACTGTATTATCACGTAAGCTAATTGTGATAAGTACCGTATCGTGGGTTGAGTATATTTTTACATCCCTGGTTAGAACGAACTATTATGACAGCAAAGAAACAACATTAAATCCAACATTAAAGTACACTCCCATCCATATGTAAAAGTTAGACCCCATTTTTATTGCTTAGTAgatgatcacatgactgcagagAGTGTCATCACAATATAATGttataatattttttgttggcattttctTCGACATATGACAGAGCATTGTGAGACGGATTCAAACCCCGCTGTAGACACAGTAGCGATAACTTCATTAGTTGATGGTAAAAGTAGCCTTTCTTAACTAACTGAATGGAAGGACTCAGCGGACTCCTGAGACTGGACCTGGATCTCCAGCTGAGGTCAGCGTAGTGAATGAGAGGCGAGTAAAGTGGAATTGAAATACAATCTTTACTCTAAGTCAAGAGTGTGCTTTTCAATGAGCTCTCTAAAGACAGGAGGAAAGTTCATTCACACACGCCGGACCATGCCggtctgtctgtgtgtgctgcTGCATGTAACACTTTGCATTTCCTCTCCACATCAACACCACAACCACCGCTCATCACTCAAAGAGCCAGAGCAGGaaggaactttttttttgcaacactgtCAAGCTGATTTGACATTTTCCTGCTACCATGATACATTTTAACtcaggtctttttttttgtcctgaaaGCTGTTTATGTAGCTCTGTGGCTAACCATCTGTAGCCAAATAAAACACTCCTAATTTTAGCGTTACCATTACAGTCCCGAGAAAcatgttggtttgtttgttcgCTTCTTAGAAAGGGCTTTTTGTGCAGTTaaacttaaaagtcaaaatatagcTTACATTATGAAATAACAGTATTTATAGTGTTCTGTGTATTTCTCACCAGTCAGTTAAAAATAAGGCAGGTGTGCTTCTGAAGGTGTATGCCTTTGAGGAGTCTTGAAATAATAACAAGAGTCTGACAAGTACATTGTTCTGCTTGTTTATCATATAGTATGGACTAGACCTGGGTTCAAAAGATCGATTCTCCGATTCAGAtagattctttttaaaaaatccattatCGATCCATAAAATCCAAAGATCAATCTTTTAATATATGCCTTTTCCCTCACCTGTCGGCTCCTCGCGCTACCAGTCTCAGACTTACGTCACTCACGCAGCCTGAAAGTTGACCTGCACTCACTTCTAAAAGCGTCTGGACTCTGATTCAAGGTTTAAATCTCACGCCCAATCATCTTATTTTGGATATCTGGGTGCGTTATCAATACGAGCTAAATATCCCTTCCTCAGATGGAAACCTCTGCTGGTGCAGCGCGAGCAGCGGAGCTCTACAGGTGGAGAGTGCttaagctgctgctgctacagacccggtacactcacacacacaatagTGATCATCTGAGATGCTACGTTTAAGAGGATGAAACCCTGACTGATTTGTGAAACCCCCGTATGTGTCGCGCCATacagtgtgctttattttacgACCCCCATTCCTCCATTTCAGGCGCAAATTACGCACGGCCCCACCATTACAGCAGGGAAATGACGGAGCGCTTAGACTAATATTTAGCAAGATATGAGTAACAAACTCACATCTCATGTAGATTTTCTATCAAGTTAGTATAATAtaacatttacaacaacatACAATGTACATAATATGATAGATAACATGgtgcatgtttctttttatcagcGCTGTGGGTTCTGCCTTTTAATTAAAGCGCATAGGTGTCTATGGTACACACCTCACAGATAGCAGACAGACAGATTAACATTAAAGCACCACACTGTATGCactatatctgaaaatgtgacaaTTGATGCAATGTGCAATGTGCAATTAATTGTATATCGTTTTTAAAGGctgtttatttaccttttaaatggGGCCAAGTtcgtaaggaacatgcatttgtaggatgagcagcagagctatgTTGGtcgtgcccatgaaaaatttgccagatcttcttTGCCAGTGCCAAAccgcttattttgctgttgctattgactcttgttttgagcttctggtacctcaaggtgctgccaatcaggtcctgtgagcatgggccctgctacagtggtcagtaggtgtctgctacAGGAATcggcatgccatgtttgactggtctggatagggcccgtgcAATAAGAcaacttcaagctgttttttccaAGACTACCAGAGactcagagactacctccagaatctgggagtgaagaggatggaatggcctgccagcagtcccgACCTCAACCCCCTTCAACACTtggggatcagcttgggcgtgctggtAGTGCCAGAGTGacacaacacaaccacattggctgacttgcagGAAATGCTGTTTGaagatgccatcccacagcagtgtgtgaccaagCTGgcgaccagcatgaggaggaggtg
This genomic stretch from Cheilinus undulatus linkage group 22, ASM1832078v1, whole genome shotgun sequence harbors:
- the ctdnep1a gene encoding CTD nuclear envelope phosphatase 1A, whose product is MLKTRQCLLGIRTFLGVTSRLWGFIMYILRKHLRTIIQYQTVRYDTLPLSPVSRNRLNAVKRKILVLDLDETLIHSHHDGVLRPTVRPGTPPDFILKVVIDKHPVRFFVHKRPHVDFFLEVVSQWYELVVFTASMEIYGSAVADKLDNNRNILKRRYYRQHCTLDLGSYIKDLSVVHDDLSSIVILDNSPGAYRSHPDNAIPIKSWFSDPSDTALLNLLPMLDALRFTADVRSVLSRNLHQHRLW